A window of Variovorax sp. HW608 genomic DNA:
TACGCGCTGTTTCCCCACATGACGGTCTTCGAGAACGTCGCCTTCGGCCTGCGCCGGCAGGGCATCGACGGCGATGCGCTGAAGCGCCGCGTCGAGGAAGCCCTGGCGAGCGTTCGCCTCGCGGGCCTTGGAAACCGATTCCCGCGCCAGTTGTCCGGTGGCCAGCAGCAGCGCGTGGCGGTCGCACGTTCGATCGCGCCGCGGCCGAGCATCCTCCTCTTCGACGAGCCGTTGTCCAACCTCGACGCCGCGCTGCGGGACGAGATGCAGATCGAGCTGAAGCGGCTGCAGCGCGAAGTCGGGATCACGACGCTGTTCGTCACGCATGACCAGGCCGAGGCGCTGTCGATGTCCGATCGCGTGTGCGTCATGGCCCATGGACAGGTGCAGCAGTTCGCCACGCCGGAGGAGATCTACCATCGGCCCGCCACCGGCTTCGTGGCCAGCTTCATCGGTCGGCCGAACCGGCTGAGCGGCCGGCTGGCGCACGTCAATGGGCAGGGTGGGGAGGTCGAGCTCCCGGGCGGGCTGCGCCTGCCGTTCGGTGCGGCGGGCGGGCTGCCGGTGGGCAGCACGGTCGACATCGTCGTGCGTCAGGAGGACATCCGCATCGCCACGGAGAGCACCGAGGGCCATGCCGGCCAGGTCGCCCTGCGTTCCTTCGTCGGCTCACGGGTGCAGTACGTCGTGGCGCTCGCCGGCGGCGTGGAGCTGATCGTCGAGGCGCCCACCAACGGCCCGGACGCGAGGCTCGAGCCCGGCGCGTCCATCCGTGTCGCGGTCGATCCGCGCCATGTCTACGTGAGTGCCGCGGCATGAGCATCAAGAGCAAGCCCGCCGGCGTGGCGCTCGTGTCGCCCCTGCTGCTGGTCCTGCTGCTGGTCTTCGCGGCGCCGGTGCTGCTGATGCTGCCGCTCAGCCTGCGCGAGTACGTGCCCGGCACCGGCATCACGGACCGCTGGACGCTCGAGAACTACACCCAGATCTTCACCGACGACTACTACCGCGAGGTCGTGGTCCGAACGCTGGAGCTCGGCTTCGGCGTCACGCTGATCTGCCTCGTGCTCGGCTATCCGCTCGCCTACTACATGGCGCGCGCGACCCCGCGCATGCGGTTCGCGCTCACGATGCTCGTGATCTTTCCGATGCTGCTGAACCTGGTGGTGCGCTCCTTCGGCTGGATCGCGCTGCTTGCCAATCGCGGGCTGGTGAACAACCTGCTGGTGGACATGGGCCTGATCGAGCGCCCCATCAAGATGATGTTCAACCTCACGGGGCTGCTGCTGGGCATGTCGCACATCTTCCTGCCCTTCATGGT
This region includes:
- a CDS encoding ABC transporter ATP-binding protein, with product MPRLTLDRLEKRYGEHLAVASVSLRITDGEFVSLLGPSGCGKTTILRMVAGLIEPTSGRILIDERDVTRLPPNRRNIGLVFQSYALFPHMTVFENVAFGLRRQGIDGDALKRRVEEALASVRLAGLGNRFPRQLSGGQQQRVAVARSIAPRPSILLFDEPLSNLDAALRDEMQIELKRLQREVGITTLFVTHDQAEALSMSDRVCVMAHGQVQQFATPEEIYHRPATGFVASFIGRPNRLSGRLAHVNGQGGEVELPGGLRLPFGAAGGLPVGSTVDIVVRQEDIRIATESTEGHAGQVALRSFVGSRVQYVVALAGGVELIVEAPTNGPDARLEPGASIRVAVDPRHVYVSAAA
- a CDS encoding ABC transporter permease codes for the protein MSIKSKPAGVALVSPLLLVLLLVFAAPVLLMLPLSLREYVPGTGITDRWTLENYTQIFTDDYYREVVVRTLELGFGVTLICLVLGYPLAYYMARATPRMRFALTMLVIFPMLLNLVVRSFGWIALLANRGLVNNLLVDMGLIERPIKMMFNLTGLLLGMSHIFLPFMVLMLVPVIQAIPRDVQNAAYTLSASRPRVFWSVTLPMTAPGILSGSILVFVLTISALVTPRMLGGPTYKVMATLIYDDFLQTLEWPNGAALAFTLTAMTLVIIGLSSRILKRWSGGA